A single Pseudomonas sp. HN11 DNA region contains:
- a CDS encoding aldehyde dehydrogenase family protein has translation MSAVLNGVYIDGAWRAGHAVLEVINPSTEAILASVSVGDASTVTQAVDAASAAFIDWSKSTGRDRAALLRKIARGVSEQREQLMHLQSSNNGKPLFEAAMDVDDVIATFDYYANVAEAMDAGQDHPVELPGTDFNARLRREPCGVVGLIVPWNFPMVTTAWKLAPALAAGCCVVIKPSEVTPLAELQLARIIAEAGLPAGVFNLICGTGLDVGAPLAADRRVAKISFTGSNAVGVQVMQRAAETIKGVSLELGGKSSLLVLADADLDLAVELACGGGFFNAGQMCSATSRVLVADSLADEFLQRMQARAEGIRVADPFADDVEMGALINRTQYQRVLGHIQRGVEDGARLLCGGKRPADLQKGFFIRPTVFTDVPLNSALWNEEIFGPVLCVRRFTSEAEAITLANDSDFGLVASVISANTETAERVANALQAGLVWINAPQVIFPQTAWGGYKQSSIGRELGPWGLAAFQEIKHVISSV, from the coding sequence ATGAGCGCGGTATTGAACGGTGTGTATATCGATGGAGCATGGCGTGCCGGGCATGCCGTGCTGGAGGTGATCAACCCGTCGACCGAGGCGATTCTGGCCAGCGTCAGCGTCGGCGATGCGAGTACTGTGACCCAGGCGGTCGACGCCGCCAGCGCCGCCTTCATCGACTGGTCGAAAAGCACCGGTCGTGATCGCGCTGCCCTGCTGCGCAAGATCGCCCGAGGCGTGAGCGAGCAACGCGAGCAACTGATGCACCTGCAGTCGAGCAACAACGGCAAACCGCTGTTTGAAGCCGCGATGGATGTGGACGATGTGATCGCCACTTTCGACTATTACGCCAACGTGGCCGAAGCGATGGATGCTGGTCAGGATCATCCGGTGGAACTGCCCGGCACTGACTTCAACGCACGCCTGCGCCGGGAGCCGTGCGGCGTAGTCGGACTGATCGTGCCATGGAATTTCCCGATGGTGACCACCGCGTGGAAACTCGCCCCGGCCCTGGCGGCCGGTTGCTGCGTGGTGATCAAACCATCGGAAGTCACGCCATTGGCGGAGCTGCAATTGGCACGGATTATCGCCGAGGCCGGCTTGCCTGCCGGGGTATTCAACCTGATATGCGGCACAGGCCTGGACGTCGGCGCGCCGCTGGCGGCGGATCGCCGCGTCGCGAAGATTTCCTTCACCGGCAGTAATGCGGTCGGCGTACAGGTGATGCAGCGCGCGGCCGAAACCATCAAGGGCGTGAGCCTGGAGCTGGGCGGCAAATCTTCCCTGCTGGTGTTGGCCGATGCCGACCTGGACCTGGCGGTGGAACTGGCCTGTGGCGGTGGTTTTTTCAACGCCGGGCAGATGTGTTCGGCCACCAGCCGTGTGTTGGTAGCTGACAGCCTGGCGGATGAATTCCTGCAGCGTATGCAGGCACGGGCTGAAGGCATCCGCGTCGCTGACCCGTTTGCCGATGACGTGGAAATGGGTGCGCTGATCAACCGTACGCAATATCAGCGGGTGCTGGGGCATATCCAGCGTGGTGTTGAAGATGGCGCACGTTTGCTATGCGGCGGTAAGCGCCCGGCGGATTTGCAGAAGGGCTTTTTCATTCGCCCGACCGTGTTCACCGACGTGCCGCTGAACAGCGCATTGTGGAACGAAGAGATCTTCGGCCCGGTGCTTTGTGTACGACGTTTTACCTCTGAGGCCGAGGCAATCACTCTGGCCAATGACAGCGATTTCGGCCTGGTGGCGAGTGTAATCAGCGCCAATACTGAGACCGCCGAGCGCGTGGCGAATGCCTTGCAGGCCGGGCTGGTGTGGATCAATGCGCCGCAAGTGATCTTCCCACAGACCGCGTGGGGCGGTTACAAGCAGAGCAGCATCGGCCGCGAGTTGGGACCGTGGGGGTTGGCGGCGTTTCAGGAGATCAAACATGTGATCAGTTCTGTCTGA
- a CDS encoding LysR substrate-binding domain-containing protein, whose amino-acid sequence MKRLPPLPALHTFWVTAQCCNFTRAAEQLHITQGAVSRQIAGLESHLGYALFQRQARGLSLTEEGREWSLRAQQVFDLLGEAVEQIGCRRQTLQLKASTCVMRWLLPRLMQWQKERPEVPVELTTTVAYTVDFRREQFDAAVIYAPIAEQLAEARHLFDEQLTPVCAPALLDGLHTPADLQQQILLHPTRDERDWALWLKAANTRLGNVGQGHHFETLDLAMTVASQGSGVAIGDSALIGEDLKAGRLVMPFELRVPTGMGYYLVYPPGTVPSAGLEALMNWLVMNAKSPM is encoded by the coding sequence ATGAAACGTCTCCCGCCGCTGCCTGCGCTGCATACCTTCTGGGTCACGGCCCAATGCTGCAACTTCACCCGCGCCGCCGAGCAGTTGCACATCACCCAAGGCGCGGTGAGCCGACAGATTGCCGGGCTGGAAAGCCATCTGGGCTACGCGCTGTTCCAACGCCAGGCGCGCGGCTTGAGCCTGACCGAAGAGGGCCGCGAATGGTCACTGCGCGCACAGCAGGTGTTTGACCTGCTCGGTGAAGCGGTGGAGCAGATTGGCTGTCGCCGCCAGACCCTGCAACTCAAGGCTTCCACTTGCGTGATGCGCTGGCTGCTACCGCGCCTGATGCAATGGCAAAAGGAACGCCCGGAGGTGCCGGTGGAACTCACCACCACCGTGGCCTACACCGTGGACTTTCGCCGTGAGCAATTCGATGCGGCGGTGATCTATGCGCCCATTGCCGAGCAACTCGCCGAGGCGCGGCATCTGTTCGATGAACAGCTCACGCCGGTCTGTGCACCGGCACTGCTCGATGGCTTGCACACTCCGGCAGATTTGCAGCAACAGATCTTGCTGCATCCCACGCGGGATGAGCGGGATTGGGCGTTGTGGCTCAAGGCGGCGAATACGCGGCTGGGCAATGTGGGCCAGGGGCATCATTTTGAAACGCTGGATTTGGCGATGACGGTGGCGTCGCAAGGTTCCGGCGTGGCGATTGGTGACAGTGCGTTGATTGGCGAGGATTTAAAGGCGGGGCGGTTGGTGATGCCGTTTGAATTAAGGGTGCCGACGGGGATGGGGTATTACTTGGTGTATCCACCGGGTACGGTCCCTTCGGCGGGGCTGGAAGCCTTGATGAACTGGTTGGTCATGAACGCCAAATCCCCCATGTAG
- a CDS encoding cyanate transporter yields METVQTKPTTAVWLMISVVLVALNLRPSMAAVGPLLSSIRGDVPLSFSSAALLTMLPVMAMGLAMLFGMGLAKRFGEHRSIVISLVVIGMATLSRLFLDSALELIVSAIAAGAGIAMIQALMPALIKSRFSDNVSLFMGLYVTAIMGGAALAASFAPFVQVQTGSWRIGLAIWAVLALVALVFWYAQRSVLPPLPQTGAGPQESFFGNGRAWLLAVFFGLGTASYTCVLAWLAPYYVEQGWSEQNAGLLLGFLTALEVVSGLITPAIANRHQDKRGVVAVLLVLIILGFCGLILSPQHLSLLWPCLLGLGIGGLFPMSLILSLDHLDNPRRAGGLTAFVQGIGYLIAGLSPLIAGMIRDRLGSFEWAWWSLTAVIGVMLLIVTRFNPKHYARHIR; encoded by the coding sequence ATGGAAACCGTTCAAACAAAACCGACCACCGCCGTCTGGCTGATGATCAGCGTCGTACTGGTCGCCCTCAACCTGCGCCCGTCCATGGCCGCTGTAGGGCCGCTGTTGTCCTCGATTCGTGGCGACGTGCCATTAAGTTTCAGCAGCGCGGCCCTGCTGACCATGTTGCCGGTGATGGCCATGGGCTTGGCGATGTTGTTTGGCATGGGCCTGGCCAAGCGCTTTGGCGAGCACCGCAGCATCGTAATATCGCTGGTGGTGATTGGCATGGCGACGCTGTCGCGGTTGTTCCTCGATTCGGCGTTGGAGTTGATTGTCAGCGCCATCGCCGCCGGCGCGGGGATTGCGATGATCCAGGCGCTGATGCCGGCGCTGATCAAGTCGCGGTTCAGTGACAATGTCTCGCTGTTCATGGGCCTGTACGTCACCGCGATCATGGGCGGCGCGGCGCTGGCGGCGTCATTTGCACCATTCGTGCAGGTGCAGACCGGCAGTTGGCGCATCGGCCTGGCGATCTGGGCCGTTCTGGCGCTGGTGGCGTTGGTGTTCTGGTACGCCCAGCGCTCGGTGTTGCCGCCACTGCCCCAAACCGGTGCTGGCCCTCAAGAATCATTTTTCGGTAACGGTCGCGCCTGGTTGCTCGCGGTGTTTTTCGGCCTCGGCACCGCGTCCTACACCTGCGTACTCGCCTGGCTGGCGCCGTACTACGTGGAGCAAGGGTGGAGCGAGCAGAACGCCGGTCTGCTGCTGGGTTTCCTGACGGCCTTGGAAGTCGTGTCCGGCCTGATCACCCCCGCCATCGCCAACCGTCACCAGGATAAGCGCGGCGTGGTCGCAGTGTTACTGGTACTTATCATCCTTGGTTTCTGCGGCCTGATCCTGAGCCCGCAACACCTGAGCCTGCTATGGCCTTGCCTGCTGGGCCTGGGCATCGGCGGTTTGTTTCCGATGAGCCTGATCCTGTCCCTCGACCACCTGGACAACCCGCGCCGCGCCGGTGGCCTCACCGCATTTGTGCAAGGCATCGGCTACCTGATTGCCGGGCTGTCGCCGCTGATCGCCGGGATGATCCGTGACAGACTGGGCAGCTTCGAATGGGCCTGGTGGTCGCTCACGGCGGTGATCGGAGTGATGCTGTTGATCGTTACGCGCTTCAACCCAAAGCATTACGCACGACATATCCGCTGA
- a CDS encoding MBL fold metallo-hydrolase, protein MFSTFKRLTLATVALAFAAHAAAADLKLDVYNPGEAAIFPVSSVLVSGAKDAILVDAQFGKAQAEQLVQKIRASGKHLTTIYISHGDPDYYFGLDTLTAAFPDAKVVAPQPVVDHIKATVAGKLEFWGPKMGADKPTKTIVPQVLEGHSLNLEGQPLEVIGLDGPQPDRSFVWIPSIKAVVGGVVVSENIHLWMADTQSAQSHKDWLTTLQRIEQLKPRTVVPGHYLGTSTLACVAFTADYIKAFDAETAKAKDSAALIAAMKKRYPTLADESSLELSAKVAKGEMKW, encoded by the coding sequence ATGTTCTCAACCTTCAAGCGCCTGACCCTGGCCACCGTGGCCTTGGCCTTCGCCGCTCATGCGGCAGCGGCCGACCTGAAGCTGGACGTGTACAACCCAGGCGAAGCGGCAATCTTCCCGGTCAGCTCGGTGCTGGTCAGCGGCGCCAAGGACGCGATCCTGGTGGACGCTCAATTCGGCAAGGCCCAGGCCGAGCAATTGGTGCAGAAAATCCGCGCCAGTGGCAAGCACCTCACCACCATCTACATCAGTCATGGCGACCCGGACTACTACTTCGGCCTTGACACCCTAACCGCCGCCTTCCCCGATGCCAAGGTAGTGGCCCCGCAACCGGTGGTCGACCACATCAAGGCCACCGTGGCGGGCAAGCTTGAGTTTTGGGGCCCGAAAATGGGCGCCGACAAGCCCACCAAAACCATCGTGCCGCAGGTACTCGAAGGCCACAGTCTGAACCTGGAAGGCCAACCGCTTGAGGTGATCGGCCTGGATGGCCCGCAGCCGGATCGCAGCTTTGTGTGGATCCCGTCGATCAAGGCCGTGGTCGGTGGCGTGGTTGTCTCCGAAAACATCCATCTGTGGATGGCCGATACCCAGAGCGCGCAGTCTCACAAGGATTGGCTGACTACCCTGCAACGCATCGAACAGCTGAAACCGCGTACCGTGGTGCCGGGCCACTACCTGGGCACGTCGACACTGGCCTGCGTGGCCTTTACCGCCGACTACATCAAAGCCTTCGACGCCGAGACCGCCAAGGCCAAGGACTCCGCCGCCCTGATCGCGGCCATGAAAAAGCGTTACCCCACCCTCGCCGACGAAAGCTCGCTGGAACTGAGCGCCAAGGTCGCCAAGGGCGAAATGAAGTGGTGA
- a CDS encoding LysR family transcriptional regulator gives MLNSNLLRKLDMQDLMVFIAVYDQSSVTEVSETLFVSQSTVSYSLKKLRTSFEDELFINTRAGMRPTYKATTMYGHVRKILESINLCHAGGQAFDPTQKAVTFNVCAPEYFEQLILPRLLKHFDRADLPVIVNVQKLETDIPADDLREGRLDLVIGFGPNFHRAHKDFRTQMLLEDDLVCVFDKRSAPREPAFSLQSFVERRHVFPTPWTSDTNMIDGWLARQAHKRQVIARANSYSAALKMITDTDFVVTLPRRVQKLLAPAPVFGHCEAPNGLPGFTLEMQWNETSELDSANTWFREQVVKVCEEQLQATS, from the coding sequence ATGCTAAACAGTAACTTGCTCAGAAAGCTCGATATGCAGGACTTGATGGTGTTTATCGCCGTCTATGACCAGAGCAGCGTTACCGAGGTGTCTGAAACGCTGTTTGTCAGCCAGTCCACCGTGAGCTATAGCCTGAAGAAGCTGCGCACCAGTTTTGAAGACGAGCTGTTTATCAACACGCGGGCCGGCATGCGGCCGACGTACAAGGCCACCACCATGTACGGGCACGTGCGGAAAATCCTCGAAAGCATCAACCTATGCCACGCCGGTGGCCAGGCCTTCGATCCGACGCAGAAGGCCGTGACATTCAACGTATGCGCGCCGGAATATTTCGAACAACTGATCCTGCCGCGCCTGCTCAAGCACTTCGACCGCGCAGACCTGCCGGTGATCGTCAACGTGCAGAAGCTGGAAACCGATATCCCCGCCGATGACCTGCGTGAAGGTCGCCTCGACCTGGTGATCGGCTTCGGTCCCAACTTCCACCGCGCCCATAAAGACTTTCGCACCCAGATGTTGCTCGAAGACGACCTGGTGTGTGTGTTCGACAAACGCTCTGCGCCCCGCGAGCCCGCTTTCAGCCTGCAATCCTTCGTCGAACGGCGCCACGTGTTCCCTACGCCGTGGACCTCCGACACCAACATGATCGATGGCTGGCTTGCACGCCAAGCCCATAAGCGCCAGGTAATCGCCCGCGCCAACAGCTACAGCGCAGCCTTGAAGATGATCACCGACACTGACTTCGTCGTCACCCTGCCCCGGCGCGTACAAAAACTGCTGGCGCCAGCCCCGGTATTCGGCCATTGCGAAGCACCGAACGGTTTGCCGGGATTTACGCTGGAGATGCAGTGGAACGAAACCAGCGAACTGGACAGTGCCAATACCTGGTTTCGTGAGCAGGTGGTGAAGGTGTGTGAGGAGCAGCTACAAGCTACAAGCTGA
- a CDS encoding 5-guanidino-2-oxopentanoate decarboxylase, whose amino-acid sequence MATCGVVLVNLLEGYGVDQVFGIPGVHTVELYRGLARSSIRHVTPRHEQGAGFMADGYARTSGKPGVCFIITGPGMTNITTAMGQAYADSIPMLVISSVQSRSQLGGGRGKLHELPNQGAMMAGVAAFSHTLMSAAELPGVLARAFALFQAGRPRPVHIEIPLDVLVENADALLGSEPVSVARAGAAPSAVKQMSQLLAAAKKPLILAGGGAIDAAPELTRLAEMLGSPVALTINAKGMLPARHPLLIGSTQTLVATRALVAEADVVLAIGTELAETDYDVTFAGGFEIPGALLRIDIDPDQTVRNYSPQVALVADAQIASGALLAELSSKSLPPRNSAWGAERVARLWAELTPTWDAATHAQTLFLNTVLEELPNAVLVGDSTQPVYTGNLTLNLDHPRRWFNSSTGYGTLGYALPAAIGAWLGRGNGQPVVCLIGDGGLQFTLPELASAVEARSPVIVLLWNNQGYEEIKKYMVNRAIEPVGVDIYTPDFIGVAKALGCAAESVQGVEPLRVALRAAADRPGPTLIEIDQGLWMKEVAV is encoded by the coding sequence ATGGCGACCTGCGGCGTAGTATTGGTCAACCTCCTGGAAGGCTACGGCGTGGACCAGGTGTTTGGCATCCCCGGCGTGCACACCGTGGAGCTGTATCGCGGCCTGGCCCGTTCCAGTATCCGCCACGTCACCCCGCGTCACGAACAAGGCGCCGGCTTCATGGCCGACGGTTATGCGCGCACCAGCGGCAAACCCGGTGTGTGCTTCATCATCACCGGCCCCGGCATGACCAATATCACCACCGCCATGGGCCAAGCCTATGCTGACTCGATCCCGATGCTGGTGATCTCCAGCGTGCAGTCACGCAGCCAATTGGGCGGCGGGCGCGGCAAGCTGCATGAGTTGCCGAACCAGGGCGCGATGATGGCCGGTGTGGCGGCGTTCTCCCACACCCTGATGTCGGCGGCGGAGCTGCCCGGCGTGTTGGCGCGCGCGTTTGCGTTGTTCCAGGCCGGACGGCCGCGCCCGGTGCATATCGAGATTCCGTTGGATGTACTGGTGGAAAATGCCGACGCACTGCTGGGCAGTGAACCGGTCAGCGTGGCCCGTGCCGGTGCGGCGCCGTCGGCGGTCAAGCAGATGAGCCAATTGCTCGCTGCGGCCAAGAAACCCTTGATCCTGGCCGGTGGTGGTGCCATCGACGCGGCGCCGGAACTGACCCGACTGGCCGAAATGCTCGGCTCGCCGGTGGCCCTGACCATCAACGCCAAAGGCATGCTGCCCGCCCGCCACCCGCTGCTGATCGGCTCAACCCAGACCCTGGTCGCCACCCGCGCACTGGTGGCCGAAGCGGACGTGGTGCTGGCCATTGGCACGGAGCTGGCGGAAACCGACTACGACGTGACCTTCGCCGGCGGCTTCGAGATTCCCGGCGCGCTGCTGCGCATCGATATCGACCCCGACCAGACCGTGCGCAACTACTCGCCGCAAGTGGCGCTGGTGGCTGATGCACAAATCGCCTCAGGGGCCTTGCTGGCCGAGCTGAGCAGTAAATCATTACCACCGCGTAACAGCGCGTGGGGCGCTGAACGTGTAGCGCGCCTGTGGGCGGAACTGACCCCGACCTGGGACGCGGCCACCCACGCGCAAACCCTGTTCCTCAACACCGTGTTGGAAGAATTGCCCAACGCCGTGCTGGTGGGCGACTCCACCCAGCCGGTGTACACCGGCAATCTGACTCTGAACCTCGACCATCCGCGCCGCTGGTTCAATTCGTCAACCGGCTACGGCACCTTGGGCTACGCCCTGCCCGCCGCGATCGGCGCCTGGCTGGGGCGTGGCAATGGGCAGCCGGTGGTGTGCCTGATCGGCGACGGCGGCCTGCAATTCACTCTGCCGGAACTGGCTAGCGCGGTGGAAGCGCGCTCGCCGGTGATCGTACTGCTGTGGAATAACCAGGGTTATGAGGAGATCAAGAAATACATGGTCAACCGTGCCATCGAGCCGGTCGGCGTAGACATCTATACGCCGGACTTTATCGGCGTAGCCAAGGCACTGGGTTGCGCCGCCGAAAGCGTTCAAGGGGTTGAGCCGTTACGCGTGGCACTCCGCGCTGCTGCTGATCGTCCTGGGCCAACGCTGATTGAAATCGACCAGGGGCTGTGGATGAAGGAGGTAGCGGTATGA
- a CDS encoding NAD(P)-dependent oxidoreductase: protein MSKIAIIGATGRAGSQLLEEALRRGHSVTAIARNTDKLAVRPGVTVKQVDALNAAALQHAISGSDVVISAAHFATLPASAVIGPVKKAGVKRLLVVGGAGSLLLPDGGRVIDSEGFPAEYKAEASAGAVFLDTLRQENDLDWTFLSPSAEFVETERTGKFRVGQDDLLVSSEGRSWISFADYAIALIDEVESPKHSRRRFTVGY from the coding sequence ATGAGCAAGATTGCAATCATCGGTGCCACCGGCCGTGCCGGTAGCCAACTGCTGGAAGAAGCGCTGCGTCGTGGGCATAGCGTCACGGCCATCGCACGCAATACCGACAAGCTGGCCGTGCGCCCTGGCGTCACCGTCAAGCAAGTCGATGCACTGAATGCCGCCGCCCTGCAACACGCCATCAGCGGCAGCGACGTGGTGATCAGTGCCGCGCATTTCGCCACCCTGCCCGCCAGTGCCGTTATCGGGCCGGTGAAGAAAGCTGGGGTGAAACGTCTGCTGGTGGTGGGCGGTGCTGGTTCGCTGTTGCTGCCGGACGGTGGGCGGGTGATCGACAGCGAAGGTTTCCCGGCAGAGTACAAAGCCGAGGCCAGTGCGGGGGCTGTGTTTCTCGATACGCTGCGTCAGGAGAATGACCTGGATTGGACCTTTTTGTCGCCGTCGGCGGAGTTTGTTGAGACCGAACGCACCGGTAAATTCCGTGTGGGCCAGGATGATTTATTGGTGAGCAGTGAAGGTCGCAGTTGGATCAGCTTCGCCGACTACGCGATTGCCCTTATCGACGAAGTGGAATCGCCCAAGCACTCGCGCCGGCGTTTCACCGTAGGCTACTGA